In one Nicotiana sylvestris chromosome 8, ASM39365v2, whole genome shotgun sequence genomic region, the following are encoded:
- the LOC104243891 gene encoding DNA-directed RNA polymerase IV subunit 1 isoform X2 encodes MKFKVSPKDMFGRTAIIAEVSEKKLQQTSGGSLASDYWNFIPDDAQQDASLNSSKYKKVLTHAQVYSILKDVDPGFLEGLLRRKNSIFLKSCLLTPNSHRVTEFGQHMIFDESNRLYRKLIDFRGTANDLSMCVFNRIKVSKIRAERSLTNDPNAPATGLKYVKELVLAKRTNHAFRMVVVGDPNIKLGEIGIPCHVAEDLHMAEPLSSRNWEKLSDHCDLMILQKGAIHVRRNGVLVRISVMDQLQRGDIIYRPLIDGDVVLINRPPSIHQHSLIALSVRILPIISVLSINPLVCSPFRGDFDGDCLHGYVPQSIDSRVELSELVGLNRQLIDGQSGQNLLSLSHDSLTAAHLILEEGVFLDRFQMQQLQMFCPHQVGMPAIVRAPSRNRSYWTGKQLFGLFLPSDLDCDFPSNGVCISDGEIVTSSGGSSWLRDASENLFYSLVKHHGGDTLDLLYAAQAVLCEWLSMRGLSVSLSDLYISSDPYSRENMIDEVFCGLQEAERLSYVQLLMTRYNHDFLAGSLEVSQKAMGFDLEFMSIMLQKSASLSQASVTAFKQVFRDIQNLVYNYASKENSFLAMLKAGSKGNLLKLVQHSMCLGLQQSLVPLSFRMPRQLSCDAWNNHKAHLPFEKAHNVPERPGSYIPCAVVENSFLAGLNPLECFVHSLTTRDSSFSGHADVSGTLNRKLMFFMRDLYIGYDGTVRNAYGNQIVQFSYYNTDQIASTYNRASHAIGGHPVGSLAACAISEAAYSALDLPIGALEPSPLLNLKKILEAGVKSNSSEKTASLFLSKRLGRWAHGFEYGALEVKGHLERLLLSDIVSTVMICFSPGTYKSTHSSPWVCHFHIDKEYVKTRRLKLKSVIDALNMRYRSTRMEAGIDLPSLHITCKDCSVAEMQKANSKICIAVAVVETSKDSFSLLDTLRDLVIPFLLETVIKGFSAFKKVDILWRELPSTSKSSRGSTGELYLQVFMSESCDRNNFWNALVDSCLHIMDLIDWEWSHPDNVHDLTVAYGVDVAWKYFLRNLNSAVSETGKKILPEHLVLAADCLTATGEFVPLNTKGLAQQRKCAGVISPFMQACFSHPGDSFVRAAKTELSDDLQGSLEALAWGKTPSTGTGFSFDIIYSGKGYEPAAPTDVYALLGNHVTSNKQQVKVTLDEDNETADKALARRLCKLDDLNTKRCKSQWSIANLRSFLSFNDIKKLSQALKQMLSKYAIDRELSEADKSIVMMALHFHPRRSEKIGKGAMEIKIGYHKEYEDSRCFMLVRTDGTVEDFSYRKCLQHALELIAPQKAKTYKWLNGASCGPTASALQNEVK; translated from the exons ATGAAATTTAAAGTATCTCCTAAAGACATGTTTGGAAGGACTGCCATTATTGCAGAAGTGAGCGAAAAGAAGCTTCAGCAAACTTCTGGAGGAAGTTTGGCTTCTGACTATTGGAATTTTATCCCAGATGATGCACAACAAGATGCAAGTTTAAATTCTTCAAAGTACAAAAAAGTTTTAACACATGCTCAG GTATATAGCATTCTGAAAGATGTTGATCCAGGGTTTCTTGAAGGACTTCTCAGAAGGAAGAACTCAATCTTCCTTAAAAGCTGCCTCTTGACTCCCAATAGTCATCGTGTCACCGAATTTGGGCAGCACATGATATTT GATGAGAGTAATAGGCTTTACAGAAAGCTGATTGACTTCAGAGGGACAGCAAATGACTTGAGCATGTGTGTTTTTAATAGAATTAAAGTTTCCAAG ATACGTGCAGAGAGGTCACTAACCAACGATCCTAATGCCCCTGCTACTGGTTTGAAGTATGTGAAAGAACTGGTTCTGGCAAAACGCACTAACCATGCTTTCCGCATGGTTGtggttggtgatcccaacataaAGCTAGGTGAGATTGGTATTCCGTGTCATGTTGCAGAGGATCTCCATATGGCGGAACCCCTAAGTTCACGGAATTGGGAAAAGTTGTCTGATCACTGTGATCTTATGATTCTTCAGAAGGGAGCGATTCACGTTCGTAGAAATGGTGTCTTAGTTCGTATTAGTGTAATGGATCAGTTGCAGAGAGGGGATATAATATATAGACCTCTAATTGATGGAGATGTTGTGTTGATAAATCGACCTCCATCTATTCATCAACACTCACTAATTGCTCTGTCTGTTAGGATTCTTCCAATAATTTCTGTTCTTTCAATCAATCCTCTTGTGTGTTCTCCATTCCGTGGGGATTTTGATGGTGATTGCCTTCATGGTTATGTTCCGCAATCAATCGATTCTAGGGTTGAGCTTAGTGAGCTTGTTGGTCTGAATCGGCAGCTGATTGATGGACAGAGTGGTCAAAATCTTCTTTCGTTAAGTCATGACAGCTTAACTGCTGCTCATTTAATTTTGGAAGAAGGAGTTTTCTTGGACCGCTTTCAGATGCAGCAGCTACAAATGTTTTGTCCTCATCAAGTGGGGATGCCTGCTATTGTACGAGCACCATCAAGAAACAGGAGTTATTGGACTGGGAAACAGTTATTCGGCTTGTTTTTGCCATCAGACCTTGACTGTGATTTTCCATCAAATGGCGTCTGTATTAGTGATGGGGAGATTGTGACATCTTCTGGTGGGTCGTCTTGGCTGCGTGATGCCAGTGAAAATCTCTTTTATAGTCTTGTTAAACACCATGGAGGTGACACTCTTGACCTCCTTTATGCTGCACAAGCAGTTCTTTGTGAGTGGTTGTCAATGAGGGGTCTTAGTGTTTCATTGTCCGATCTTTACATCTCTTCTGATCCATATTCCCGAGAAAATATGATTGATGAAGTCTTTTGTGGTTTGCAAGAGGCAGAGCGACTATCTTATGTCCAACTGCTGATGACGAGGTATAATCACGATTTCCTTGCTGGAAGCCTAGAAGTAAGCCAGAAAGCCATGGGTTTTGATTTGGAGTTTATGTCTATCATGCTGCAGAAGTCAGCTTCTCTGAGTCAAGCTTCTGTTACTGCTTTCAAGCAAGTTTTCCGGGATATCCAGAATTTAGTATATAATTATGCAAGCAAGGAGAATTCGTTTCTGGCTATGTTAAAAGCTGGGAGTAAGGGCAACCTGCTAAAACTGGTCCAACACAGCATGTGTCTTGGTTTGCAGCAGTCTTTGGTTCCGTTATCATTTAGAATGCCGCGTCAACTTTCTTGTGATGCATGGAATAATCATAAAGCACATCTTCCTTTTGAGAAAGCTCATAATGTTCCTGAACGTCCTGGTTCTTACATCCCGTGTGCTGTGGTTGAGAATTCATTTCTTGCGGGTTTGAATCCTCTAGAGTGTTTTGTGCATTCATTGACAACCCGTGATAGTTCTTTTAGTGGACATGCTGATGTTTCTGGAACATTGAACCGTAAGCTTATGTTTTTCATGCGTGATCTGTACATTGGATATGATGGAACAGTGAGAAATGCTTATGGGAATCAAATTGTGCAGTTCTCTTACTACAACACAGACCAAATTGCTTCTACATATAACCGTGCTTCTCATGCAATTGGTGGCCATCCTGTTGGTTCATTGGCAGCCTGTGCCATTTCTGAAGCTGCATACAGTGCTTTGGATCTACCTATCGGTGCACTTGAGCCATCACCTTTACTCAACCTAAAG AAAATACTGGAAGCTGGAGTAAAGAGTAATAGTAGCGAGAAAACTGCATCTCTGTTTCTTTCGAAAAGACTTGGCAGATGGGCTCATGGTTTTGAATATGGAGCTTTAGAGGTCAAGGGTCATCTAGAAAGGCTTCTTCTTTCAGATATTGTTTCGACCGTAATGATATG CTTCTCCCCTGGAACATATAAAAGCACTCACAGTAGTCCCTGGGTTTGTCATTTTCATATAGATAAG GAATATGTGAAGACAAGAAGGCTGAAGCTGAAATCAGTAATAGATGCTCTTAACATGAGATATCGATCAACTAGAATGGAAGCTGGAATAGATCTTCCAAGCCTGCATATAACATGCAA GGATTGTTCCGTCGCTGAAATGCAAAAAGCGAATTCCAAAATTTGCATTGCAGTTGCTGTGGTTGAGACCTCAAAAGATTCTTTTTCACTACTGGATACACTTCGTGATTTGGTGATTCCATTCCTTCTTGAGACTGTGATCAAAG GTTTCTCCGCATTTAAAAAAGTTGATATCTTATGGAGAGAGTTGCCAAGTACATCAAAATCTTCCAGAGGCTCTACCGGGGAACTATATTTGCAGGTCTTTATGTCAGAAAGTTGTGATCGGAACAACTTTTGGAATGCACTTGTGGATAGTTGCCTCCATATAATGGATTTGATTGATTGGGAGTGGAGTCATCCCGATAACGTCCATGATCTGACTGTAGCCTATGGAGTTGATGTAGCATGGAAGTACTTTCTACGT AATCTGAATTCTGCCGTCTCTGAAACTGGCAAGAAAATCCTTCCGGAACACTTGGTACTTGCAGCAGATTGTCTCACAGCTACAGGGGAATTTGTTCCGTTGAATACAAAAGGTCTGGCGCAGCAAAGAAAGTGTGCTGGTGTTATTTCACCATTTATGCAAGCCTGCTTTTCG CATCCCGGGGACTCTTTTGTTAGGGCTGCCAAGACAGAATTAAGTGATGATCTTCAAGGAAGTCTGGAAGCATTGGCGTGGGGAAAAACCCCTTCCACAGGGACTGGGTTTTCATTCGACATTATCTATTCTGGAAAG GGATATGAGCCTGCTGCACCAACAGATGTGTATGCTCTGCTGGGCAACCATGTCACATCAAATAAGCAACAGGTGAAGGTCACTCTTGACGAAGACAATGAAACGGCTGACAAGGCTCTTGCACGACGTCTTTGTAAACTTGATGATCTCAATACAAAGAGATGTAAAAGCCAGTGGTCAATTGCAAATTTGAGAAGTTTCCTTTCATTCAACGACATAAAGAAGCTCTCTCAGGCATTGAAGCAAATGCTGTCCAA ATATGCTATTGATCGCGAGTTAAGTGAAGCAGACAAGTCCATAGTAATGATGGCATTGCATTTTCATCCCAGAAGGAGTGAGAAGATCGGAAAAGGAGCAATGGAAATAAAG ATTGGTTACCACAAAGAATATGAAGATTCCCGCTGCTTTATGTTGGTACGTACAGATGGAACAGTTGAAGACTTCTCGTATCGTAAGTGTCTACAACATGCTCTGGAACTGATCGCTCCTCAAAAGGCAAAAACCTATAAATGGTTGAATGGAGCATCATGTGGTCCCACTGCCTCAGCCTTGCAAAATGAGGTCAAGTAA